The segment ATAAGTGAAATTACAGCAGATCTCCAACAAAAATATGGATTTACTGAAAGTAAAGGAGTGGTAGTTGTTTTGATAACACCGGGAGGTCCAGCTGAAGAAGCCGGGTTAAGAGCTGGTGATGTTATACTCCAAATCAATCGAATTGATGTTTCTTCGGTCGAAGAATTTAAAGCAGTTTTAAATAAAGTCGAACCAGGTGATACGGCAATTCTTCTAATCAGCCGAGCTGGGCGGACATTGTTTGTCCCAGTTAAAGCTATTGAGAAAAAATAAGTGATACTTTGAGAACTGCAAGGAGAGATAAAATTTAATCTTTCCTTGCAGTTTTATTATCTCGTTATTGGTTCATTTTAGAAAAATCAGTTTTTTTAAGAGTTGCTAACCATCGGGATGTTCTATTCCATCTTGAGAGTCTTCTTGGTGCAAATCGTAGTGGATCAATGACCAAAAACCAACTCAATAAACTCGCTCCCCTAAAATACTTATAAAATATTTGTTGGTCTAGTTTTTGGCGATTTTCTTATAGGTTTATTGAGAAAAAAATGAAACTGCATTTATAGGTTTAAAAACCTTCCTTGGAAAAGATTTTTAACTACTCAGGAAAGGGAATTGGAAGAATTCCTAAATTCCACTTATAGGAGTGAATTTTTTAGGTTAATATTTTTTGATTGGTCTTTATATAATTGAGTTATAATATGGCGAGGATTTTGAGCATATTGTGAAAATTCCAAAAATTAATATAAAATCGACCCAAACTGATGGGGATGATTGAGAAGGAGGTAGAACTTCGTTATGGGAAAAAAGAAAGTAGCAATTCTGGTGGGTGGTGGTCCAGCACCAGGTCTAAACGGTGTTATATCTTCAGTAACGCTTGAATCAATCCAAAGAGGTTATGAAGTAGTGGGTATTTATAACGGATTCAAATGGATTTCTTCAGCTGATTTTGATCCAAAAGTACATACTATAACTTTGGATCGAAAAGTTGTTAATGGAATTCATTTTAAGGGTGGATCGATATTAGGAACTGCCCGAGACAGTTTAATTAAGAATGGAAAAATCGATACTGAAAAAGTAAACAATGTGAAGAAAGCCATGGAAATAATGGATATCGGTTACCTCGTAACGACCGGAGGAGATGATACTGCTTTTAGTGCCAGTATTATTTCCAAAGAGATTAAGAATTTTTATGTCGCTCATGTTCCTAAAACAATTGATAATGATTTACCCTTACCCGGTGAAATGCCAACCTTTGGATTTCAAACAGCTCGAGAATTAGGTACCGACCTTTTAAAGAATTTATTAGAAGATGCCCGGACGACGGGTCGATGGTATTTTGTTGTTGCTATGGGGCGGAGCGCCGGGCATTTAGCTTTAGGGATGGGAATAGCTGCTGGAGCGACCTTGACCATTATTCCCGAACAGTTTGGTCATGGAAAAACGACTTTAAAAAGTGTTTGTGATATTATCGAAGGTTCAATGCTCAAAAGAAAGCTTCAAGGCATGGATTGGGGAATTGGTGTAATAGCTGAAGGAGTAGCTTATAAATTTGGTGATTTTGAACAGTTAGAAAAAGTTTTGGGTAGACCCATACCTAAAGATCCACACGGACATCCTCGATTGGCTGAAGTGCCCTTAGGTGACCTTTTAAAACGGGAAATTGAGAATCGTTATGCGGAGAGAGAACAAAAAATAACTATAGTAACCAAAGACATCGGATATGAACTAAGATGTGCTGATCCAATCCCCTTTGATATTGAATATACTCGTGAGTTGGGATATGGAGCAATGGATTTCCTCCTTGGCGATGATTATAATGCTGACTTTAAAGAAGCTGGAGCTATGATCAGTTTGGTAGAGGGGAATCTTAACCCTATTCCTTTCCATCAAATTATGGATCCCGATAGTGGAAAGAAAACCATTCGTTTAGTAAATACCTATTCCTACAATTATAAGGTTGCCAGAGCTTTCATGACCTTACTCGAACCTAAAGAATTAAATAGCCCGGATCAGCTATCTAAACTTTCCAGTATTGCCAAAATGGATGAAAACACTTTTAAAAAGCACTTTTCGAATTTACCGAGAATTTAACCGATAATCCACTTACCAGCTTTCCTTTTAAATTTTATAGGAGAGTTGGTAAGTGGAACTAAAATTATGAATAAAGATTAATTATTCTCCTACGACGAGAACAGAATTTTCGGTACCAAATTGGTTAAAAATGTGGGGGGTATTCGGGTCAGTGAACCACTGATTATCAACTAAATAACGGTATTCATAACTTCCTTGAGGGATGGTGAGGGTAACGCTCCAGTGCCCTTTAAGGGTTTTTTTGAGAGGAGTGACGGTAGGGTTCCAATCATTAAAAGATCCAACTAAGTAAACCTGTGAAGCATTTGGTGCCATACATTTAAACGTAACTCTGGCTTTTTGTTTGAGCTCAAATATGTTTTCAAGAGCACTATACAGCGAATCCATCATTTTATCCCCAGCATTGTTTAGTGTTGCTTTAATTCCAAAAACCGCGTGTTTGATATATTCTCGAGTTTTCGTTTTGTTTAACTCAGGAATGTTTCGAACGGCAGCTATTATCCCGTTAACGGCTTTTTGGTTAAACTCTTCAGTCTTTTCTCGGGTTTCTTTTGTCCCTTCAATAATTCCTTCCATTGCATTTTGGGCTAAGATTTTCATTTTTTCCCGGGTTAAGCCAAGATTTTTGATTTCAGAGTTGATAATTTCTTCGGTTAATTTTTGAATTTTATCCTGTATCTCTTCTCCTTTTTCCACTGCTTTGATGACAGTTTGCCGAAAAATCTCCTTCACCCACTTTTCACGGTTTTGGCTCATAATGACCTCCCTCGTAACAAAATAGAGTAGTCGGGTTTGGATTTACCATTTATAATAGATTTTATCCTTATTTCAATATATAACCATTAAAAGAAATATCTGTTCCCCTTAAATGGTTTAAAAGTAAACATGGTTTTTGTAATATATATAAATGAATTTAAGGAGGTCTTGTTCTGTGTTCTGGAATATCGTGATAATTATTTTTTTAATTATTATGATTTATCCTATTATTCAAATGAAGGCACTTCAGCAGCAAAGATATTTTTTTATTCGAAGTTTGGAACGAAAACGAGGATCGCGGGTTATTGTCCTTATTCATCGCCAGGAAGAAATGTCTTTTTTTGGATTCCCTATTGCTCGTTATATCAATATTGAAGATTCTGAAAAAATTTTGAGAGCTATTCATTTAACCAACAAAAACATTCCTATTGATCTCATTTTGCATACACCAGGAGGAATAGTTCTAGCTGCAGAACAAATTGCCCGAGCCATCAAAAAGCATCCAGCAAAAGTGACGGTATTTATTCCACACTACTCCATGTCAGGTGGTTCGCTGATAGCATTGGCTGCCGATGAGGTAGTAATGGATCCCAACGCCGTTATAGGACCGGTTGATCCTCAAATTGGAACTATGCATTCTCAATATCCAGCGGCATCTGTATTAAGGGCATTAGAAATACCCAATCCCAATCGAGATGATGAGACTTTGATTTTAGGAGATATTGCTCGAAAGGCTATCAATCAAGTTTATCAGGTGGTTTATGATTTAGTCAAAGATAAGGTTGAAGAAGAAAAAGCTAAAAAATTAGCAGATATATTAAGTACCGGTATCTGGACTCATGATTTTCCAATTACTGTGGAATTAGCTCAGGAAATGGGATTGCCGGTTCGCATTGGTATTCCACAGGAAATCTATGACCTAATGGAACTTTACCCTCAAACTCAGCAAAATCGGCCTACAGTTGAGTTTATCCCTGGTCCCTATCGAAAACCGGAGAAGAAAGGGAGTTAAATTTATTTTG is part of the Candidatus Atribacteria bacterium ADurb.Bin276 genome and harbors:
- the pfkA1_2 gene encoding 6-phosphofructokinase 1, with translation MGKKKVAILVGGGPAPGLNGVISSVTLESIQRGYEVVGIYNGFKWISSADFDPKVHTITLDRKVVNGIHFKGGSILGTARDSLIKNGKIDTEKVNNVKKAMEIMDIGYLVTTGGDDTAFSASIISKEIKNFYVAHVPKTIDNDLPLPGEMPTFGFQTARELGTDLLKNLLEDARTTGRWYFVVAMGRSAGHLALGMGIAAGATLTIIPEQFGHGKTTLKSVCDIIEGSMLKRKLQGMDWGIGVIAEGVAYKFGDFEQLEKVLGRPIPKDPHGHPRLAEVPLGDLLKREIENRYAEREQKITIVTKDIGYELRCADPIPFDIEYTRELGYGAMDFLLGDDYNADFKEAGAMISLVEGNLNPIPFHQIMDPDSGKKTIRLVNTYSYNYKVARAFMTLLEPKELNSPDQLSKLSSIAKMDENTFKKHFSNLPRI
- a CDS encoding glycogen branching enzyme — its product is MSQNREKWVKEIFRQTVIKAVEKGEEIQDKIQKLTEEIINSEIKNLGLTREKMKILAQNAMEGIIEGTKETREKTEEFNQKAVNGIIAAVRNIPELNKTKTREYIKHAVFGIKATLNNAGDKMMDSLYSALENIFELKQKARVTFKCMAPNASQVYLVGSFNDWNPTVTPLKKTLKGHWSVTLTIPQGSYEYRYLVDNQWFTDPNTPHIFNQFGTENSVLVVGE
- a CDS encoding Serine dehydrogenase proteinase, producing the protein MFWNIVIIIFLIIMIYPIIQMKALQQQRYFFIRSLERKRGSRVIVLIHRQEEMSFFGFPIARYINIEDSEKILRAIHLTNKNIPIDLILHTPGGIVLAAEQIARAIKKHPAKVTVFIPHYSMSGGSLIALAADEVVMDPNAVIGPVDPQIGTMHSQYPAASVLRALEIPNPNRDDETLILGDIARKAINQVYQVVYDLVKDKVEEEKAKKLADILSTGIWTHDFPITVELAQEMGLPVRIGIPQEIYDLMELYPQTQQNRPTVEFIPGPYRKPEKKGS